In Elephas maximus indicus isolate mEleMax1 chromosome 7, mEleMax1 primary haplotype, whole genome shotgun sequence, the following proteins share a genomic window:
- the LOC126080525 gene encoding olfactory receptor 8K3-like, protein MSYDRYVAICNPLCYTIIMSRGVCSVLVAIPYLYSTFVSLLVTIKIFNLSFCGHNVIRHFYCDILPLLSLLCSDTHEIKLVILILSVFGLISSLLIVLDSYILIIVSILRLKSAEGRHKAFSTCGSHLTVVLVFYGTLIFMYLQPKSSHSFDTDKVAAILYTLVIPMLNPVIYSVRNRDVKYALHRALGRLCNIFSQSSF, encoded by the coding sequence atgtcctatgaccgctatgtggctatCTGTAACCCTTTGTGCTACACCATCATCATGTCACGAGGGGTGTGTTCTGTGCTGGTGGCAATCCCTTATCTCTACAGCACATTTGTTTCTCTCCTGGTCacaataaagatttttaatttatccttctgtggccacaatgtcatcaggcatttctactgtgacattCTCCCCTTgttatctttgctctgctcagACACGCATGAGATCAAATTGGTCATTCTCATCTTATCtgtttttggtttgatttcaTCCCTTTTAATAGTTCTTGATTCTTACATACTCATAATTGTATCCATTCTGAGACTGAAGTCAGCTGAgggcaggcacaaggccttctccacctgtggatcccacctgactgTGGTGTTAGTATTCTATGGaactttaatctttatgtatcTGCAGCCCAAGTCCAGTCATTCCTTTGACACTGATAAAGTGGCTGCCATACTTTACACCCTggtgatccccatgttgaatcctGTGATCTACAGTGTGAGAAATAGAGATGTAAAATATGCCTTACATAGGGCTTTAGGACGATTATGCaatatattttctcaaagttcattCTAA
- the LOC126080526 gene encoding olfactory receptor 8K3-like, whose protein sequence is MDKHNLTVLKEFILTGITDSPELQAPLFRLFLIIYMISVVGNLGIIILTKMDSRLETPMYFFLRHLAITDLGYSTAVGPKMLANFVVDENTISCYFCATQLVFVIMFIISEFFILSAMSYHRYVAICNPLCYTVIMSQRTCLVLVAIPYLYNTFVSLLVTIKIFNLSFCGHNVIRHFYCDVLPLLSLLCSDTEEIKLVILILSVFDLISSLLIVLVSYIVIIVSIIKLSSAEGRHKAFSTCGSRLTVVVVFYGTLIFMYLQLKSSQSFDTDKVASIFYTLVIPMLNPLIYSLRNKNVKYALRRTLEQFCNIFSRHSL, encoded by the coding sequence atggacaaacacaatctaacagtgCTGAAGGAATTCATTCTGACGGGAATCACAGACAGCCCAGAGCTGCAGGCACCATTGTTCCggctgttcctcatcatctacatgatctcagtggtgggcaacttgggcatcatcatcctcacgaAGATGGACTCCAGGCTAGAAactcccatgtatttttttctcagacacctggctatcactgatcttggttattcaacTGCCGTGGGACCAAAAATGCTGGcaaattttgttgtggatgaaaATACCATCTCCTGTTATTTTTGTGCTACACAGCTAGTTTTCGTTATCATGTTCATAATTagtgaattttttattctgtcagcaatgtcctaccaccgctatgtggccatctgtaaccctttgtgctacacagtcatcatgtcacaaagGACGTGTTTGGTGCTTGTTGCAATCCCCTATCTCTACAACACATTTGTTTCTCTCCTGgtcaccataaagatttttaatttatccttctgtggccacaatgtcatcaggcatttctactgtgacgTTCTCCCCTTgttatctttgctctgctcagACACAGAGGAAATCAAATTGGTCATTCTCATCTTATCTGTTTTTGATCTGATTTCATCCCTCCtaatagttcttgtttcttacATAGTCATAATTGTATCCATTATCAAACTGAGCTCAGCTGAGGGCAGGCataaggccttctccacctgtggatcccgcctgactgtggtggtagtgttctatgggactttaatctttatgtatcTGCAGCTCAAGTCCAGTCAGTCCTTTGACACTGataaagtggcttccatattttacaccctggtaatccccatgttgaatcccttgatctacagtttgaggaataaaaatgtaaaatatgcctTACGTAGGACTTTAGAACAATTTTGCAATATATTTTCTCGACATTCACTATAA